A single region of the Halobacterium wangiae genome encodes:
- a CDS encoding helicase C-terminal domain-containing protein: MKPGRIVGEFPAPEFRGAQEQALRDVRAAFEDGNDVVLVRAPTGSGKSLVARAIMGCARTVEEADPTDATGAYYTTPQVSQLDDVAEDDLLDDLKLIRGKSNYTCILPNEETTPVDRAPCARERGYDCAVKHRCPYFSDRAIASSRDYAAMTLAYFMRTAGSEVFRTRDVCVIDEAHGLAEWAEMYATIDLNDRTVPVWEEVRVPDLDGDVDAAVNFAEHLTRVCEAAKDELLGQDELTAEEAGERDRLQELISELSWFVEDYNDPESATTWVVDADENGVTVKPMDPERYLTHTVWDRANRHALLSATILNKEAFCRSVGLDPSNVALVDVEHTFPVENRPLYDVTQGKMTYEHRDETLPKVAETVVRVMANHPDEKGIVHAHSYDIAEKLAGHLRKYGVGDRVRTHDSDTRDAELERWKASDDPEVFIAVKMEEALDLAYDLSRWQVLCKAPFLNTNDSRVAARLADGQWAWYYRTALRTVIQACGRVVRAPDDQGATYVADTSILDLFERARTDMPPWFREQVDRMSVPDLPEVDVDAALGDTTGGVDQVEAPSTGGNATENSGRTATGASAESDGADDEDEQPSVSGPMADVWNTE; encoded by the coding sequence GTGAAACCAGGTCGCATCGTCGGGGAGTTCCCCGCGCCGGAGTTCCGGGGCGCGCAGGAACAGGCGCTCCGGGACGTGCGCGCGGCCTTCGAGGACGGCAACGACGTGGTGCTGGTGCGCGCGCCGACGGGCAGCGGGAAGAGCCTCGTCGCTCGCGCGATCATGGGGTGTGCTCGCACCGTCGAGGAGGCCGACCCGACGGACGCCACCGGCGCCTACTACACCACGCCACAGGTGAGCCAGTTGGACGACGTCGCGGAGGACGACCTGCTGGACGACCTCAAGCTCATCCGCGGGAAGTCCAACTACACCTGCATCCTCCCGAACGAGGAGACGACGCCGGTCGACCGGGCGCCCTGCGCCCGCGAGCGGGGCTACGACTGCGCGGTCAAACACCGCTGTCCGTACTTCTCGGACCGCGCCATCGCCTCCTCGCGGGACTACGCCGCGATGACGCTGGCGTACTTCATGCGGACCGCCGGGTCGGAGGTGTTCCGGACCCGGGACGTCTGCGTCATCGACGAGGCCCACGGCCTCGCGGAGTGGGCGGAGATGTACGCCACCATCGACCTGAACGACCGCACCGTCCCCGTCTGGGAGGAGGTTCGGGTGCCGGACCTCGACGGCGACGTGGACGCCGCGGTGAACTTCGCCGAACACCTCACGCGGGTCTGCGAGGCGGCCAAGGACGAACTGCTCGGCCAGGACGAACTCACCGCCGAGGAGGCCGGCGAGCGCGACCGCCTCCAGGAGCTCATCTCCGAGTTAAGCTGGTTCGTCGAGGACTACAACGACCCGGAGTCGGCCACGACGTGGGTGGTCGACGCCGACGAGAACGGCGTGACGGTGAAGCCGATGGACCCCGAGCGCTACCTCACGCACACGGTGTGGGACCGCGCGAACCGGCACGCGCTACTCTCGGCGACCATCCTCAACAAGGAGGCGTTCTGCCGGAGCGTCGGCCTCGACCCGTCGAACGTCGCGCTCGTCGACGTCGAACACACGTTCCCCGTGGAGAACCGGCCGCTGTACGACGTCACCCAGGGGAAGATGACCTACGAGCACCGCGACGAGACCCTCCCGAAGGTGGCCGAGACGGTGGTGCGCGTGATGGCGAACCACCCGGACGAGAAGGGCATCGTCCACGCCCACTCCTACGACATCGCGGAGAAACTCGCGGGCCACCTCCGTAAGTACGGGGTCGGCGACCGCGTGCGCACCCACGACAGCGACACGCGGGACGCGGAACTCGAACGCTGGAAGGCCAGCGACGACCCGGAGGTCTTTATCGCCGTGAAGATGGAGGAGGCCCTCGACCTCGCCTACGACCTCTCGCGCTGGCAGGTGCTCTGCAAGGCGCCGTTCCTCAACACGAACGACTCCCGGGTCGCCGCCCGCCTCGCCGACGGCCAGTGGGCGTGGTACTACCGCACCGCCCTGCGGACAGTCATCCAGGCCTGCGGACGGGTCGTCCGCGCACCAGACGACCAGGGCGCGACGTACGTCGCGGACACCAGCATCCTCGACCTCTTCGAGCGCGCCCGCACCGACATGCCGCCGTGGTTCCGCGAGCAGGTCGACCGGATGAGCGTCCCAGACCTGCCCGAGGTGGACGTCGACGCCGCGCTCGGCGACACGACCGGCGGCGTCGATCAGGTGGAAGCCCCGTCCACGGGTGGAAACGCGACCGAGAACAGCGGCAGAACTGCGACTGGCGCGTCGGCAGAAAGCGACGGCGCTGACGACGAGGACGAGCAGCCGTCGGTGTCCGGACCGATGGCCGATGTCTGGAACACCGAGTAG
- a CDS encoding amphi-Trp domain-containing protein — translation MARDHFESELTGSREEIAAALSGVTDGILAGSVRLDDGADAVTVDVPEDISLEIELESEDDELSLELEMEWPAPDGSPAVAPAEQQPESSGDVGGADTGETEPVEGGAETSAAGTDASDAAAPAEGTEDIVVPVAAADASQSLARFEVFRDRGDEWRWRLRHRNGNIIATSGEGYTRKHNAWKGLRSVVQNAPEAEVHED, via the coding sequence ATGGCCCGAGACCACTTCGAGTCCGAACTGACAGGCAGTCGCGAGGAGATCGCAGCGGCACTGAGCGGCGTGACAGACGGGATCCTCGCGGGGTCGGTGCGACTGGACGACGGCGCGGACGCCGTCACCGTCGACGTGCCCGAGGACATCTCCCTGGAGATAGAACTCGAGAGCGAGGACGACGAACTGAGCCTCGAACTCGAGATGGAGTGGCCCGCGCCGGACGGTTCGCCGGCCGTCGCCCCCGCCGAGCAGCAGCCCGAATCGAGCGGCGACGTGGGCGGAGCCGACACGGGCGAGACCGAACCCGTCGAGGGGGGCGCGGAGACGTCGGCAGCGGGCACGGACGCGTCCGACGCGGCGGCGCCCGCCGAAGGGACCGAGGACATCGTCGTCCCGGTGGCCGCGGCCGACGCCTCGCAGTCCCTGGCCCGCTTCGAGGTGTTCCGCGACCGGGGCGACGAGTGGCGCTGGCGGCTCCGCCACCGCAACGGGAACATCATCGCGACCAGCGGCGAGGGGTACACGCGCAAGCACAACGCCTGGAAGGGGCTCCGGAGCGTGGTGCAGAACGCGCCCGAAGCGGAGGTCCACGAGGACTGA
- a CDS encoding potassium channel family protein: MSVVTLVVGLVLLVGVVVDLLWTIVWVEGGAGPLTARLMSGTWRVLRRVGSRESRLLELGGPLVLGAGFVVWTAGLWGGWTLVFASAGEAIADAFGARTVGWGDLVYFTGYVFFTLGNGDFVPRGTVWQVATTLAAGSGMLFVTLSVTYVLSVLGAVTQKRTFAKNVSGLGERGTEVLRRSWDGERFSGLRVPLNTVATQLNTLTANHMAYPVLHYFYTRQSDRAPTTSVAVLDETLTLFQHGVPEADRPGALLLAESRSSVGEYLQTVGSAYVEPAEEAPPGPDLDALREAGVPTVSDEAFADALADLEERRRRLLGLVRSDEHEWPNTRES; encoded by the coding sequence ATGAGCGTCGTCACCCTCGTCGTCGGCCTCGTCCTGCTCGTCGGGGTCGTGGTCGACCTGCTGTGGACGATCGTCTGGGTGGAGGGCGGCGCTGGCCCGCTGACGGCGCGCCTGATGTCGGGGACGTGGCGGGTGCTGCGGCGCGTTGGGTCGCGGGAGTCGCGGCTGCTCGAGCTCGGGGGGCCGCTGGTGCTGGGGGCCGGGTTCGTCGTCTGGACGGCCGGGCTGTGGGGCGGCTGGACGCTGGTGTTCGCGAGCGCGGGCGAGGCGATCGCGGACGCGTTCGGCGCCCGCACGGTCGGGTGGGGAGACCTCGTCTACTTCACTGGGTACGTGTTCTTCACGCTCGGCAACGGCGACTTCGTCCCGCGCGGGACGGTCTGGCAGGTCGCCACCACGCTCGCGGCCGGGAGCGGGATGCTGTTCGTGACGCTGAGTGTCACGTACGTCCTCTCCGTGCTCGGCGCGGTCACGCAGAAGCGGACGTTCGCGAAGAACGTCAGCGGACTGGGGGAGCGGGGCACGGAGGTGCTCCGGCGGAGCTGGGACGGCGAGCGGTTCTCCGGGCTGCGCGTCCCCCTGAACACGGTCGCGACACAGCTCAACACCCTGACCGCGAACCACATGGCGTACCCCGTACTCCACTACTTCTACACCAGACAGTCCGACCGGGCGCCGACGACCAGCGTCGCGGTGCTCGACGAGACGCTCACGCTGTTCCAGCACGGCGTCCCCGAGGCCGACCGCCCCGGCGCGCTCCTGCTCGCCGAGTCCCGGTCGAGCGTCGGCGAGTACCTCCAGACGGTCGGCTCCGCGTACGTCGAACCGGCCGAGGAAGCGCCGCCCGGACCCGACCTCGACGCCCTCCGCGAAGCGGGCGTCCCCACAGTCTCCGACGAGGCGTTCGCCGACGCACTCGCCGACCTCGAGGAGCGTCGACGGCGGCTACTCGGCCTCGTGCGGTCCGACGAGCACGAGTGGCCGAACACTCGCGAGTCGTAG
- a CDS encoding DUF7561 family protein, giving the protein MAEQCEGCAGEVRLAGGIANIWTTSQTRTGGMTLEFTDDTEFFLCFDCIDALPDDPGAGDVDDLRD; this is encoded by the coding sequence ATGGCCGAACAGTGCGAGGGGTGTGCCGGGGAGGTCCGACTCGCGGGCGGCATCGCGAACATCTGGACGACCAGCCAGACCAGGACTGGTGGGATGACCCTGGAGTTCACGGACGACACCGAGTTCTTCCTCTGTTTCGACTGCATCGACGCGCTGCCCGACGACCCGGGAGCTGGCGACGTCGACGACCTCCGGGACTGA
- a CDS encoding YkgJ family cysteine cluster protein, whose amino-acid sequence MEVDCENCAGCCVDWRALADVPEHERRGPQEPLDDTYNLVPLTREDVRAFVDAGLGDAMTPRLWRAREGPSVEVDGHQVAAVAGKPAFFVGLRKVPKPVAPFDTDPRWLPTCAFLDPETLQCRIHDDPEYPAECGAYPGHNLALDVETECERVEEHVGGDRLLDDTPPGETAALLFGPEAVGQKVFVYPEPDDLADGLVDRLVAGEPTDVDRARFVAVAAASAPGTTAVEPTKREQAYEATLDADSWVGRAVADWATRADSDDPDPALGERVEAARGAPETPGWDALRSE is encoded by the coding sequence ATGGAGGTGGACTGCGAGAACTGCGCCGGCTGTTGTGTGGACTGGCGCGCGCTCGCGGACGTCCCCGAGCACGAGCGCCGCGGCCCACAGGAACCGCTCGACGACACGTACAACCTCGTGCCGCTCACGCGCGAGGACGTGCGGGCGTTCGTCGACGCGGGGCTGGGGGACGCGATGACGCCGCGGCTCTGGCGCGCTCGCGAGGGGCCGAGCGTCGAGGTGGACGGCCACCAGGTCGCCGCAGTCGCCGGCAAGCCGGCGTTCTTCGTCGGCCTCCGGAAGGTCCCGAAACCGGTCGCCCCGTTCGACACCGACCCGCGGTGGCTGCCGACGTGCGCGTTCCTCGACCCCGAGACCCTCCAGTGTCGCATCCACGACGACCCCGAGTACCCCGCGGAGTGCGGGGCCTACCCCGGCCACAACCTCGCGCTCGACGTCGAGACCGAGTGCGAGCGCGTCGAGGAACACGTCGGCGGCGACCGCCTGCTCGACGACACACCGCCCGGGGAGACGGCGGCGCTCCTGTTCGGCCCGGAGGCGGTCGGCCAGAAGGTGTTCGTCTACCCGGAGCCCGACGACCTGGCGGACGGCCTCGTCGACCGCCTCGTGGCAGGTGAACCCACCGACGTGGACCGGGCGCGGTTCGTCGCCGTCGCTGCCGCCAGCGCGCCCGGGACGACGGCCGTCGAACCGACGAAACGCGAGCAGGCGTACGAGGCGACTCTCGACGCCGACTCCTGGGTCGGGCGCGCGGTCGCGGACTGGGCGACTCGCGCCGACAGCGACGACCCCGACCCGGCGCTCGGCGAGCGCGTGGAGGCGGCGCGGGGAGCGCCAGAGACGCCCGGCTGGGACGCACTGCGGTCGGAGTGA
- the pstA gene encoding phosphate ABC transporter permease PstA, producing MAQEHRSEDGEHRFTGETGVSRLRGRLFEGVTLAATVFGLVVVAAMLAYVFVDAVQPFTADPGWHAVYAATVVLPVLALAVTYYTADGPAGEVAVAVTGIPVVGLVVGAGLAVLFIEIATPADWFGLVAALFVGGAAVLAHQRFRPAAAVERLAVVVLAPLVAVQGVPAVSVDTTLTSPLTNTEIVTVSFATPDLLPSVGAVLRPVLSAVPGWLLLLAAVTLPTALLFGRVVERRRNDDRGVRETVAGSLLVLTVGSFIAPAVGLSAQNWVLLATATVVPTAVYLEGVVRRREGRSGLAFPPVLAGGVALGVALTDSLGFAGPDSWLNWAFLTSPTSITPEKAGIYPPLVGSVLMLAVIVVLVFPVGVGAAIYLEEYAPDSGLRGRLVDLVEINIGNLAGVPSVVYGLLGLALFVKEVGLAGGIVVVGGMTVGLLILPIVIISAQEAIRAVPDSLRNASYGMGATQWQTIRNVVLPRALPGILTGTILALGRAIGETAPLLMIGAAASVRLAPNGFFDKFSAMPRQIFAWSSEFDPDFRFGVLAAGVVTLVVVLLLMNGTAIVVRNRYQRSE from the coding sequence ATGGCCCAGGAACACCGCTCGGAGGACGGAGAACACCGTTTCACCGGCGAGACCGGCGTCAGCCGACTCCGTGGCCGTCTCTTCGAGGGCGTCACGCTCGCCGCGACCGTCTTCGGGCTGGTGGTGGTCGCCGCGATGCTGGCGTACGTGTTCGTCGACGCCGTCCAGCCGTTCACTGCCGACCCCGGGTGGCACGCCGTCTACGCGGCGACCGTCGTCCTCCCGGTGCTGGCGCTGGCGGTGACGTACTACACGGCCGACGGACCGGCCGGCGAGGTCGCAGTCGCAGTCACCGGGATTCCGGTCGTCGGCCTCGTGGTCGGCGCCGGGCTGGCCGTCCTGTTCATCGAGATCGCCACACCCGCAGACTGGTTCGGACTCGTCGCGGCCCTGTTCGTGGGTGGCGCCGCCGTCCTCGCCCACCAGCGGTTCCGGCCGGCGGCCGCCGTGGAACGGCTGGCCGTCGTCGTCCTGGCGCCACTCGTCGCCGTCCAGGGCGTCCCTGCAGTGAGCGTCGACACGACGCTCACGTCGCCGCTGACGAACACGGAGATCGTCACGGTCAGCTTCGCGACGCCCGACCTGCTGCCGAGCGTGGGCGCGGTGCTCCGTCCGGTGCTGAGCGCGGTCCCGGGCTGGCTACTGCTCCTCGCAGCGGTCACCCTCCCCACGGCCCTGCTGTTCGGTCGCGTGGTCGAGCGTCGCCGGAACGACGACCGCGGCGTTCGCGAGACCGTGGCCGGGTCCCTGCTGGTCCTGACCGTCGGCTCGTTCATCGCTCCGGCGGTTGGGCTGAGCGCGCAGAACTGGGTCCTGCTGGCGACGGCGACGGTCGTCCCGACTGCGGTCTACCTGGAGGGGGTGGTGCGTCGGCGCGAGGGCCGCTCCGGACTCGCGTTCCCCCCGGTCCTCGCCGGAGGCGTCGCCCTCGGGGTCGCGCTCACCGACAGTCTGGGCTTCGCCGGTCCGGACTCCTGGCTGAACTGGGCGTTCCTCACGAGTCCGACGTCGATCACGCCGGAGAAGGCAGGCATCTACCCGCCGCTCGTCGGCTCGGTGCTGATGCTGGCCGTCATCGTCGTCCTCGTGTTCCCGGTCGGTGTCGGCGCCGCCATCTACCTCGAGGAGTACGCGCCCGACAGCGGCCTCCGCGGCCGACTCGTCGACCTCGTCGAGATCAACATCGGCAACCTCGCGGGGGTCCCGTCGGTCGTCTACGGGCTGCTCGGGCTGGCCCTCTTCGTCAAGGAGGTCGGGCTGGCCGGCGGCATCGTCGTCGTGGGCGGCATGACGGTGGGGCTGTTGATCCTCCCCATCGTCATCATCTCCGCACAGGAGGCCATCCGGGCGGTCCCGGACTCGCTGCGGAACGCCTCCTACGGGATGGGGGCGACCCAGTGGCAGACGATACGGAACGTGGTACTGCCACGGGCGCTCCCGGGCATCCTCACCGGCACCATCCTCGCGCTCGGCCGCGCCATCGGGGAGACCGCGCCACTGCTGATGATCGGCGCTGCGGCCTCCGTGCGCCTGGCGCCCAACGGGTTCTTCGACAAGTTCAGCGCGATGCCTCGCCAGATATTCGCCTGGTCGTCGGAGTTCGACCCGGACTTCCGCTTCGGCGTTTTGGCGGCGGGGGTCGTCACACTGGTCGTGGTGTTGCTGTTGATGAACGGGACGGCGATCGTCGTCCGGAACAGGTACCAGCGGAGTGAGTGA
- the pstC gene encoding phosphate ABC transporter permease subunit PstC — translation MSNQAPSLQLSGGEQSRVVRERLYRYLLLLCASLTVVVTGSIIFTLAFDALQFFELVDPVAFFTGTTWITARDQFGVLPLVTGTLLVTGVAALVAIPVGVLAAIYLSEYASDRARSVLKPALEILAGVPTVVYGYLALIYLTPFLRTLGLDLGTFNVLSASIMVGVMVIPMVSSLSEDAMSAVPDSLRQGGFALGATKFQVSTSVVVPTAISGIFASFILALSRAIGETMVVVMAMGLRPRMLDLTSPTSSLQESGQTMTSAMVQAVTSDAGAASPTYKSMFALGLTLFAITFVMNYLSNWIAERHREEYN, via the coding sequence ATGAGTAACCAAGCCCCATCTCTACAGCTGTCCGGTGGCGAACAGAGCCGAGTCGTCCGCGAGCGGCTGTACCGGTACCTGTTGTTGCTGTGCGCGTCGCTCACGGTGGTCGTCACCGGCAGTATCATCTTCACGCTCGCGTTCGACGCGCTCCAGTTCTTCGAGCTGGTCGACCCGGTCGCCTTCTTCACGGGGACGACGTGGATCACCGCCCGTGACCAGTTCGGCGTCCTGCCACTCGTGACCGGCACGCTGCTCGTCACCGGTGTCGCCGCGCTCGTCGCGATTCCGGTCGGCGTCCTCGCGGCGATATACCTCAGCGAGTACGCCTCCGACCGCGCACGCTCGGTGCTGAAGCCCGCACTGGAGATCCTGGCCGGCGTCCCGACGGTCGTGTACGGCTACCTGGCGCTGATCTACCTGACGCCGTTCCTCCGGACGCTCGGCCTCGACCTCGGGACGTTCAACGTGTTGAGCGCCTCGATCATGGTCGGCGTGATGGTCATCCCGATGGTGTCGAGTCTGAGCGAGGACGCGATGAGCGCCGTCCCCGACTCCCTGCGCCAGGGCGGGTTCGCACTCGGCGCGACGAAGTTCCAAGTGTCGACGAGCGTCGTCGTCCCGACCGCCATCTCCGGCATCTTCGCGTCGTTCATCCTCGCGCTCTCGCGGGCCATCGGCGAGACGATGGTCGTCGTCATGGCGATGGGACTCCGGCCACGGATGCTCGACCTCACCTCGCCGACGTCCAGCCTCCAGGAGTCCGGCCAGACGATGACGTCGGCCATGGTCCAGGCCGTGACGAGCGACGCCGGCGCCGCGTCGCCGACCTACAAGAGCATGTTCGCGCTCGGACTGACGCTGTTTGCTATCACCTTCGTGATGAACTACCTCAGCAACTGGATCGCCGAACGACACCGGGAGGAGTACAACTGA
- a CDS encoding phosphate ABC transporter substrate-binding protein PstS family protein, protein MTRDSERLSDLVSRRRFLLSSGAVGATALAGCTSSGDGDGDGDTGGSGGDSGGSGNDTTEGSGDDALSGEVVNTGSSTVYPVTNAMAERFMEEHPQVNVTVDSTGSGGGFENHFCPGNSDINGASRPVKDSEVENCRGNDVEPIEFHIAGDALTMAVNNDADWVDSMTFEELSQIWRKDGAQMWSDVRDEWPDEEFELFGPASTSGTYDWFNANVIGEEYEHTAQHEPTEEDNLIVQGIQDSQYAMGYFGYAYYNENSDSVKAVKIAAEEGDEPSEPSLANAKDGSYPMARPLFIYGSESAIQREEVYEFLEFYLENAETDLVQEIGYVPSSVEMRDENLSTLEDVYEN, encoded by the coding sequence ATGACGCGCGACTCAGAGCGTCTGTCCGACCTGGTATCGCGGCGGAGATTCCTGCTGTCGTCCGGTGCCGTCGGAGCGACCGCACTCGCCGGTTGTACCTCGAGCGGCGACGGCGACGGTGACGGGGACACTGGTGGCAGCGGCGGTGACAGTGGCGGCAGCGGGAACGACACGACCGAGGGGAGCGGCGATGACGCACTCTCCGGGGAGGTCGTCAACACCGGCAGCAGTACGGTGTACCCCGTCACGAACGCGATGGCCGAGCGGTTCATGGAGGAGCACCCACAGGTCAACGTCACTGTCGACTCGACCGGCAGCGGCGGCGGCTTCGAGAACCACTTCTGCCCCGGCAACTCGGACATCAACGGCGCCTCGCGCCCGGTCAAGGACAGCGAGGTCGAGAACTGCCGCGGCAACGACGTCGAGCCGATCGAGTTCCACATCGCCGGCGACGCGCTGACAATGGCGGTCAACAACGACGCCGACTGGGTCGACAGCATGACCTTCGAAGAGCTGTCCCAGATCTGGCGCAAGGACGGCGCCCAGATGTGGTCGGACGTCCGCGACGAGTGGCCCGACGAGGAGTTCGAACTGTTCGGCCCGGCCTCGACCTCCGGGACGTACGACTGGTTCAACGCGAACGTCATCGGCGAGGAGTACGAGCACACCGCCCAGCACGAACCCACCGAGGAGGACAACCTCATCGTGCAGGGCATCCAGGACTCGCAGTACGCGATGGGGTACTTCGGGTACGCCTACTACAACGAGAACTCCGACTCCGTCAAGGCCGTGAAGATCGCCGCCGAGGAGGGCGACGAACCCTCCGAGCCGAGCCTCGCGAACGCGAAGGACGGCTCCTACCCGATGGCCCGTCCCCTGTTCATCTACGGCTCGGAGTCCGCGATCCAGCGCGAGGAGGTCTACGAGTTCCTCGAGTTCTACCTCGAGAACGCCGAGACGGACCTCGTCCAGGAGATCGGCTACGTGCCGTCGAGCGTCGAGATGCGCGACGAGAACCTCAGCACGCTCGAAGACGTCTACGAGAACTAG
- a CDS encoding DUF5786 family protein, translating into MSMGAYDEDEHERREAKNNNVEVTDDDTRTTYEGSVEFDSGDSAEELLDRFQQMKN; encoded by the coding sequence ATGTCAATGGGTGCCTATGACGAGGACGAGCACGAGCGCCGCGAGGCAAAGAACAACAACGTCGAGGTTACCGACGACGACACCCGGACGACCTACGAGGGGTCCGTGGAGTTCGACTCGGGCGACTCTGCGGAGGAACTGCTCGACCGGTTCCAGCAGATGAAGAACTGA
- a CDS encoding DUF5789 family protein, which yields MTLRDTTDVLAAQSYPLTASELVAACGDYELDEADGGETLRALIERSGDREFDSALDATFAVYGAVGADAVGRVGYSDRDPTPMGVDGPDQVSF from the coding sequence ATGACACTCAGAGACACCACCGACGTGCTCGCGGCGCAGTCGTACCCGCTGACGGCCAGCGAACTCGTGGCGGCCTGCGGCGACTACGAACTCGACGAGGCCGACGGCGGCGAGACGCTGCGCGCGCTCATCGAGCGCAGCGGCGACCGCGAGTTCGACAGCGCGCTCGACGCGACGTTCGCGGTGTACGGTGCGGTCGGCGCCGACGCAGTCGGACGGGTCGGCTACAGCGACCGCGACCCGACGCCGATGGGTGTCGACGGCCCCGACCAGGTTTCGTTCTGA